One Triticum dicoccoides isolate Atlit2015 ecotype Zavitan chromosome 4B, WEW_v2.0, whole genome shotgun sequence genomic window carries:
- the LOC119291716 gene encoding arabinogalactan protein 1-like, protein MARFAVVAAIVALLAITAAAQGPMPAPKMAPLPAPPTRSPPVATPPTASAPSPMASPPAPPTDAPTGAPSAMTPSAVAGAPAGAPAGAPSGTTPASSAVYASSVSFVAVAGAVAAAVMF, encoded by the coding sequence ATGGCTCGCTTCGCAGTGGTCGCCGCAATCGTCGCCCTCCtcgccatcaccgccgccgcgCAGGGCCCCATGCCGGCGCCCAAGATGGCCCCGCTGCCGGCGCCCCCGACGAGGTCACCCCCGGTCGCCACGCCTCCGACCGCATCGGCGCCGTCCCCGATGGCCTCTCCCCCGGCCCCGCCCACCGACGCCCCCACCGGCGCTCCTTCCGCGATGACGCCTTCCGCGGTCGCCGGAGCACCCGCGGGCGCCCCTGCCGGCGCGCCCAGCGGCACCACCCCCGCCAGCTCCGCCGTCTACGCCTCCTCCGTCAGCTTCGTCGCCGTCGCcggtgccgtcgccgccgccgtcatgTTCTAG